A DNA window from Acomys russatus chromosome 7, mAcoRus1.1, whole genome shotgun sequence contains the following coding sequences:
- the LOC127192334 gene encoding 60S ribosomal protein L31-like translates to MRSLQMRWRRDLLPVRKTEYATKTAPAEKGGEKKKGRSAITEEVTREYTISIHKHSRGVGFKNRAPWALKEIWKFAMKEMGTPDVRTDTRLNKAVWAKGMRNVPYRVRVRLSRKRNEDEDSPNKLYTLVTYVPVTTFKNLQTVNVDEN, encoded by the exons ATGCGCAGCCTGCAGATGAGGTGGCGGAGGGATCTGCTGCCAGTAAGGAAAACTGAGTATGCCACCAA AACAGCTCCCGCAGAGAAGGGTGGCGAGAAGAAGAAGGGCCGTTCCGCCATCACCGAGGAGGTGACCCGAGAGTACACCATCAGCATTCACAAGCACAGCCGTGGAGTGGGCTTCAAGAACCGTGCTCCTTGGGCGCTCAAAGAAATTTGGAAATTTGCCATGAAGGAGATGGGGACTCCAGATGTGCGCACAGATACCAGGCTCAACAAAGCTGTCTGGGCCAAAGGAATGAGGAACGTTCCATATCGCGTCCGAGTACGCTTGTCCAGAAAGCGTAATGAAGATGAGGACTCCCCCAACAAGCTCTACACACTGGTAACCTACGTGCCTGTTACCACATTCAAGAATCTACAGACGGTCAATGTGGACGAGAACTAA